TTCCCGCAGTGCTCGGCTACAACGCGCTCACGCGCGCGAACAAGAGCGTCGTGAGCCGCCTGCGCCGCTTCGCGCACGGCCTGCACGCGTACTTCGTGACGGGCACGCGTCTCGCGTCGTCCCAGCGAGACGGGCTGCGCCTCGCCGCGCGCGCGAACTGAGCGGAGGTTCGCAATGGCAATGAACACCAGCTTCGGCGATGACGACGACGACAGCTTGATGAACGAGATCAACATGACGCCGCTCGTCGACGTCATGCTCGTACTCCTGATCATTTTCCTCGTCACGATCCCGGCGATGCATCATGCGGTGAAGATCGATCTGCCGCGCGCGAGCAGCCAGCCGGTCGAGGTGAAGCCCAAGACGATCGACGTCGCCATCGAAAGCGACGGCACGGTGCTGTGGGACGATCATCCGGTGAACGCGGCCGATCTGCAGGCGCGCATCGCGCAGGCCGCGCAGACAAGCCCGCAGCCGGAGCTCCATCTGCGCGCGGACCGCAAGGTCGCCTATGAACGCGTCGCGGAAGTGATGTCCGCCGCGCAGGCAGGCGGCCTGACGAAGCTTGGCTTCGTGACCGAGCCGAAGTCGAACGCGAAGTAGGCATCGCGCCCTACGCCGCGCGCGACAAACGCACGCGGGCCATAAAGTAAAAGGCCTTCATCGCCAGATGAAGGCCTTTTTTCATGCGCACACGGGCGCCTTCGGGCGGCGGACCCGACTGCCTGACTGCTGCATATCGAGCAACGCGATGCGACATGCCGTGGTCTGCACGGACTTGCGCGGTCTGCCCTATCTGGCTCGCAACATATGCGGCCACCTTGTTTCGCTTGGCACCTTCCCTCACGAAATGGGATTCCAATATATGCCTAGCCGTTCACGCATTCAAGCGGCCGACGATTGAAACTACCGATTGCATGACGCGCTTCAAATGACAAAACCGATGCGCACGCGATCTTCCGATTTCATCAGATCGAAATCTTCGCGTCCTTCGCGCCGCGCTCCGGGCAACTCGACTCCTTGTAGTCCGCGCTGTCGAGCTTCTCGACGAGGTAATCGACGAACGCGCGCACGGCAGGCGGCATCCCCTGCCGCGACACGAACACCGCATAGAGCTGCGGCACGGGCAGCGTCCATCCCGGCATCACCGGCGACAATTGCCCCGCACGCAATGCGTTGCCGTACATCGATTCCGGCAGCGCGGCGATTCCGACCCCGTCGAGCACGGCTTCGCGAATCGTCATCAGATCGGCGGTCACGAGCCGCGGCTCGTGCTCGTGCGCATGGCGCGTGCCGTCGGGGGCGATCAGGTTGAATACGTGCCGCCCGTCGCCTGACGGCGTATCGAGCGTATCGAATCTCGACAGATCGTCGGGCACGAGAGGCGGCGCGTTCTGCTGCAGCAGGCTCGGCGCGCCAACGAGCATCTGCTCGGTACGCCACAGCGGCCGCACGACGATGTTCGCATTCTGCGGCGGCTCGGATCGCACGCGCAGCGCGACGTCGATCGAATCTTCAAACAGGTCGATCACGCGATTCGTCACGCGAATCTGCACGCGCACTTCCGGAAAGCGGCGCAGGAATTCCGGCAGCAGGCGCGACAGCATCGTCTGCGACAGCGTGACGGGCACGCTCACGCGCACCGTGCCGCGCGGCGCCGAGCGCAGTTGCTGCACCGCGTTCATCGCGGCCTGCGCCTCCGACAACATTGCTTGGCAATGCTGATAGAAAAGCTGGCCCGCCTCGGTCAACGCGAGCTTGCGGGTCGAGCGCTGCAACAGGCGCACACCGAGCGTCGCCTCGAGCTCGGTCAGCCGTCGCGACAGGCGCGACTTCGAGATGCCGAGCACGCGTTCCGCGGCCGAGAAGCCGCCATGCTCGACTACCTGAGAGAAGTACATCAAGTCGTTCAGGTTATGTGCATCGATAGTCATTTCATCGTTCCAATTCCACAACGATCCATTGCGAATCGAGCGGATTTAATCGGCAATTCGCTCAATATAATAGCCTTGCGTTGCAAGAATAACGTCATTTCCCGTCACTCCAAGAGCCCTCCCATGACTATCGCCCGCTCGATCCAGCGTACCTACCCTGCGCTTCGCACGACGGAAGGCGGCGGCTTCGTGGTTCACCGCCCGTTTCCAACCCGCCTGCTGACAGATTTCGATCCGTTCCTGTTGCTCGACGAAATGGGGCCCGTCGATTACGCGCCGGGCGATGCGAAGGGTGCGCCCGATCATCCGCACCGCGGCTTCGAAACGGTTACATACGTGCTCGACGGCTGGTTTCGCCATCGCGATTCGGCGGGACACGCGGGCGCGCTCGGCCCGGGCGACGTCCAGTGGATGACGGCGGGCTCGGGCGTCGTCCACAGCGAAATGCCGGACCCCGAATTCGCGCGCCGGGGCGGCCGCGCACATGCGTTCCAGCTCTGGGTGAACCTGCCGCGCCGCGACAAGATGATCGCGCCGCGCTATCAGGACGTTCCGGCCGCGCGCATTCCGACCGCCCAATCGCCCGACGGTCGCGTGATAGCACGGGTGATCGCCGGCGAGGCGTTCGGCGCACGCGCGGCTATCGAGACGCGCACTCCGATGCTCTACCAGCACTTCACGCTGTCGCCCGGCGCGATCGTCGAGCAGCCGGTGCCGGCCGGCTTTCGCGTATTCGCCTATCCGATCGACGGCAGCGGGTTCTACGGCGCTAACAGGACTGCGGTCGACGCGCGCCATGTTGTCGTGTACGCGGAAGACGGCGACACCGCCGTATTCGCTGCGGGCGACACGCCGCTCGACTTGCTGCTGATCGGCGGCGCACCGCTCAACGAGCCGATCGTGCGCTACGGCCCCTTCGTGATGAACACCGAGGACGAGATCCGCGACGCGGTGGCCGATTATCAGACGGGCCGGATGGGCCGCATTTCCGCGTAGGCGCCGCCCCGTCATTGGCCGAACGGCGGAGGGCGGAAGCCCCGCCGCCGCCGCGGATTTGCGTCACAATATCTTCTCGTGCCCGGCACGGGCCGCACTACAGAAGGAATCCGCCGCTTTGAACTTCGAACATCTGATCCAGATTAACGCCGTCGACAACCCCGCCCTGCCGATGCTGACTCGCGCGCAGCTGTGGGAAGGTCTTGTGCTGCGCGCCGAGCAGCCGCAATTGTTCGTGATCGGCCTCGACAGTTGCATCGTCCACGAGCGCACGGAAACGACGCTCGAGCGCGAGCTGCACTATGGCAACGCGACGGTACGCGATCGCGTGACGTTCATCCCGAACGATCAGGTCCGCTACGACATCCATGCTGCCGACGGCGAGATCGGCGGGTCGCTGACGATGACGATCGAAGAACATGACGGTCAGCAATTGTTCCTGCGCTTCGAGTATCGGACGACGCTGCCCGTCGGCAACGACAGCGCGGACGCGCGCCAGACGCAGGAGATCGTGAAGGAAGCCTATCGCACGTCCGACATCGACACCGTTCGCCTGATTCGCGAATACGCGCAAGGCCGCAAGGACCCGGACCCGCTGCACTGACAACCGCTGGCGGCGGTGCATCCGTCGCCCTCTTCGCTTCTTCCTATCGGCATTCGGTTTTCGATCGATAAAGATACGTTGTAAATGGGAATGGTTATCATTTAGTATTCATTCCATCGAATCGCAACTCACCGATCGCCCGAATGACCGAACCTATGCGCTCTACTACGCTCACGTTGCGCCGCACCGGCGGTGCCGCACCCGGCAGCCGTTCCAAAGCAGCAGCGGTGACGACGCCGGCCGAATCGGCAAAGACCATCGCGAAACCTGCCGCCGCCGCAAGCGCCGGGCAGCGCGTGGTGAGCAGCGACGCATTGCTGCAAGGCCAGAGCCACGTGAGCATCGCGCATAACGGCGAAACCTATCAGCTGCGGGCCACGCGCCTTGGCAAGCTGATCCTGACGAAGTAACGAACCGAGTATTGTGGGGACCACCTCTACGAGAGGTGTTAGGCATTAGCCAGCCACAACGGCTTGCACGCGAGTCTAGACCCCTTCGTGCAAACATATTCAAGCAGCCGTTGCAGCAAGCCAAGCCGCTTTTTTTGGTTCTCACTGCGTAAAACACAAAAGCGACGCGTCACCGGACGCGTCGCTTTTGTTTGTGTGAATGTTCGGGCACGGTCAATCGCGAAACACGCGAACCGCGGCTCGCGGATCAGCTCGACGCCGAGACGGGCGAGCGACGCAATGCCGCGCCGGACGGATCAACCGGCGTCGGTCAACGCGGCGATCCCCGCGCGGGCGACGGCCGCATCCTGCTCGGACTTCACGCCCGACACGCCGATCGAACCGATCGTCTCGCCCTCGACGACGATCGGCACGCCGCCCTCGACGAGGCCGACAAGCGGCACGCTCAGAAACGACAGGCGTCCCTGCAGCACGATGTCTTCGTAGACCTTGCTTTCGCGGCGGCCAAGCGCGGCCGTACGGCCCTTGCCGATCGCCATCTCGACCGTGCTCGGCGCGGCGCCGTCCATGCGGTGCAGATGCAGCAGATGCGCGCCGTCGTCGAAAATCGCGACCGTCACGGCCCACTGGTTTGCGGCCGCGAACGACTCGGCGGCGGCCGCCATTTTCTTCACGTCGTCGCTCGTCAAAGCGGGTTTGGTTCTCATCTCGACACTCCTTCGCGATGCACGCCTATCGACGGCTGCATCATACCGCTCGAAGCGCGTCAGAATCCCCAGAACATCAGCCACCATGCGCTATCGACCACCGCGAGCGCGGTGCCGAACCAGAACATCGCGAACAACCGCCGCGGCAAGCCGGCATAGCGACCGGTGACCTGCCAGGCGAGCCACGCGCTCCATAGATTCGCGCCGACGAGAATCGCGATGCGAACGTCCGACGCCCAGCCGAGCGGCACGTGCTCGGCGCGCAACAGCGAAAGCGTCGTCGCCGACAAGCCGAGGAACACGCCCGCACCGGCGAGCGGAATCAGCGCTTGCGCGAGATGATGGAGCCGCACGCGCTCGAAACGGCCGAGCATCGCTACGGCACCGGCGAGCAGCACGGCGAGCGCCGTGCCGTACACGATGCCCGTGCCGGTGATGTATGCGATGACGAGCGAGCCATCGAGCCACGAGAACACGTCGTTGTGCTCGGGATAGTGCGTGAAGATGAACCAGGGCGCATTCGTATCGAGCGGCCACATGATGTCGTGATCGATCAGCCAGCCCGCGAGCGCCTGCTTGATCCGCACGAACCACGGACTCACCGTCCAGTGGAACGCGCCAATCGCCACGCCGAGCAGACCATAGAGGATGAGCGCGGTGTCCCAGCCGCTCGCCTGCTTGTCGCCGAGCGCGACCACCTCCTCGGACGGCGAGCGCGTCGTCAGTTCGATCGCACCGCGGTGACCGCTGCATCGGCCGCACATGTGACACGCCGCCGCGCCCTTCATGTTGCGAAGCGGCACGAGCGGCGCGCAGTTGATCGGAATCACGCGATGACCGTGCTCGCCCTTCTTGTACGAACGGCGCCACGCATCCTCGTCGACCTTGTAGCGCAGCGGCGAAAGGCGCGCGAGCAGCGAGAAGACGCCGTTCACCGGGCACAGATAGCGGCACCATACGCGTTTCTCTCGTCCGTACAGAAAGCCGATCACGATCGCGGCGAGCGTCGAGCCGCCAAGCACGAGCAACACGGCGCGCGGATACTGATAGACGCTGACCATCTGCCCGTAGATCGTCGTGAGGCCGAACGCGACGAACGGCCAGCCGCCCCAGCGCATCCAGCGCGGAATCGCGCGGCCGCGGCCGAACTTGCTCGCGAATTCGCTCAACGCGCCCTCGGGACAAAGCACGCCGCACCAGACTCGGCCGAGCATCACCATCGACAGCAGCACGAACGGCCACCATATGCCCCAGAACACGAACTGCGCGGCGAGCGTCAGATTGGTCCACAGATGCGCGGTGTCGTCGGGCAGCGGCGTGAACGCCGGCACGAGAATCAAGAACGCGTAGACGAGCACCACGCCCCACTGAATACCGCGAATCAGCGCGCCGTGACGCTGCATCCAGTGCCCGGCCTGCGCGACGAGGCTCGTGAGTCGTCGGCCGACGACGGCGCTCATGCCGGCCGCCCCGCAGTCGCCGCCGGGCGGCGCGCGGCGCGCTTGATCAGCAGGTAGACGAACGCCCAGTAGGCCGCGTACGCGACGAGATTCGTCAGCGACGGATGCGCGCGATAACCCGTCAGCGTCGACACGAGCGAGCCGAACGTGCTCGAATCGTCGAGGATCGCCGACGTATCCCACAATTGCGCGATGCCGAGCGGCAGGATTTCCTTGTCGATCAGCTTGTCGACGCCTGTCTGGAACAGGCCCGCGCCGAGGAACAGCAGCATGATCTCGGTCACGCGAAAGAAGTGCCGCCACGAGAAGTACTTGCCGCCGAGCTGCAGCACATAGAACGTCAGGAACGCAAGCCCGAGGCCGATCAGCACGGCGAGCATCTGGCTGCCGTCGACATGCCCCGACTGGCCGAAGCCGAGCCCGTAGAGAAAGATCACCGTCTCGCTGCCCTCGCGCGCGATCGCGAGCGCGACGAGCACCGCGACGCCCCACCAGTTCGCGTCCTGCGTGCTCTTCTGCAGCGAGCGCTCCATGTCGCGCTTGAGCGTGCGCCCGTGCTGCTTCATCCACAGCACCATCTGCACGATCAGCACGCACGCGATCAGCACCATCGCGGTCTGAAAGTAGTCCTGCGCGTCGCCCGACAGCACCTCGGTGAAGCCGACGAGCGCGGCGCCAAGGCCCACCGCCATCAACAGGCCGACGCCGACGCCGGCCCACAGGTACGGCAAGCCGCGGCGCGCATCATCGTCGCCGTTCTTCAGCCATGCGTAGAGGATGCCGACGACGAGCAACGCCTCGACGCTCTCCCGCCAGACGATGAACAAGATCTGACCCATTTGTTTTACCTCCCGGCGTCCGCCGCGCGGCACGTGCCGCGCGTCAAACGCGAAAACCGTTACTTCGCGACGATGACGCCTTGCGCCTGCTGGTGAAAATCGTCGAAGAACTTGTACTCGCCCGGCGACAGCGGCGCGATCACGACGAACGATTCGCCGCCCGGCGCAAGCACCTTCTCCTTGCGAAGCTGCACGCTCTCGAACTCGACGGCGCCCTTGCCCGTATTGCGGATCTGAATCTTGATGCGCTGGCCGGCCGGCACTTCGATGCGCGCCGGATTGAGCTTGCCGTCGGCCATCTCGAGCTTGAAGGTCGGCAGATCGGCCGCGTGAGCGGCGCCCGCAATGAAGATCGCGGCGGCAAATGCGAATGCTCTGGGGAATGTCATCGTATTTCTCTAAAGAGACGGCGCGCTCGTCGCGCGCCGTCCGTTTGCTGCCCGTGCGATCAGTACCCGCCCTTCTTGCCGATGCCGGCGAACGGGAAATCGTATTCGAGCGTGATCGGCTTGAACCACGCGCCCACGCCGGTTTCCTTGTCAACGTGGCGGCCGAACGCCATGTGGCCCGCCTGCATCGGCGGCTTCACGACGAGCGTCAGGTGATACTTGCCCGGGCCGTTGAGTTTCACGTTGTCGCCGTAGTGCGGGCCATCGCTCGCGACCATGCCCATCAGGTCGCCTTGCGCCTTCCACTTCGCGTCGCCCTGCTTCGTCAGCTTGTACGTGACCTGCAGATACGGCATCCAGTCACCCTCGGCGAAACCCGTCGGGTTGTTCTTGACCGCATGGATATCGGCTTCGAGATGGATGTCCGAATCCGACGCCTTGCGCATCATCCCTTCGGGGTCCATCGTGATCGGCTGCAGGTACACCGCGCCGATCTCCATCCCGCCTTGAATCTGGTGCTTGCCGATCGGGTATTCGGCCGCCGTCGCCGACAGCGCGGCGCACGTGGCCGCCAACGCGACGCCGCTGCGGACAAGGGAAGAACGCAACATTGAAACTCCTGTTTTTATCTCGTGACACACGTCCCGCCCGCGCGGACCCGGAACCCGGGGGCGAGACAAAAAAGCGATGAAGAACGTTAATGCGAACTATTCTCAATACACGCGCAAGTGTAGCACCGAACGCCCTCCGAAACAAATGGAGATGTCGCTAAATCCCTGATCCGACAAGGCTTACAGCGAGATTAACGGATGCGGCGGGGCGCCGCGGGCCCCTCACTCCGCTCCGCTCACGTGATCGCCGACATTCGCACCGAACACCCGTTCACGCAGCAGCGCGAGCTGGTCGCGCGTCTGCGCCGCTTTCTCGAACTCGAGATTTTTCGCGTAATCGGCCATCTGCTTCTCGAGCCGCTTGATTTCCTTCGCGATCTGCTTCTCGGACATATCCTCGAATTTCGCGCGCTGCTGCGCCTCCTTCAGCTCGGCGCGCGCTTCGTCGGCGTTGTAGACGCCGTCGATGATGTCCTTGATCCGCTTCACGACACCGCGCGGCGTGATGCCCCTCTCTTGGTTGTATGCGATCTGCTTCGCGCGGCGGCGCTCGGTCTCGTCGATCGCGCGGCGCATCGAATCGGTGATCCGGTCCGCGTACAGGAGCGCCTTGCCGTTCACATTGCGCGCCGCCCGGCCGATCGTCTGGATCAGCGAGCGCTCGGCGCGCAGGAAGCCCTCCTTGTCCGCGTCGAGGATCGCGACGAGGGACACTTCCGGAATGTCGAGGCCTTCGCGCAGCAGGTTGATCCCGACCAGCACGTCGAACGTGCCAAGCCGCAGGTCGCGGATGATTTCGACGCGCTCGACGGTGTCGATGTCACTATGCAGATAGCGAACCTTGACGCCGTGATCGGCAAGGAACTCGGTCAATTGCTCGGCCATCCGCTTCGTCAGCACCGTGATCAGCACGCGCTCGTCGGCCTTCACGCGCTCGGTGATCTCGGACAGCACGTCGTCGACCTGCGTGCTCGCCGGCCGCACCTCGATCTCAGGATCGACGAGCCCCGTCGGCCGCACGACCTGCTCGGCGGTCTGCCCCGACACGCGCTGCTCGTAGTCGGCGGGCGTAGCCGATACGAACACGACCTGGCGCATCTTGCGCTCGAACTCGGGGAACTTGAGCGGCCGGTTGTCGAGCGCCGACGGCAGCCGGAACCCGTAGTTGACGAGGTTCTCCTTGCGCGCGCGGTCGCCGTTGTACATCCCGTTCAGTTGGCCGATCAGCACATGCGATTCGTCGAGCAGCATCAGCGCGTCGGAGGGCAGATAGTCGACGAGGGTCGGCGGCGGCTCGCCCGGCGCCGCGCCGGAGAAGTGCCGCGAATAGTTCTCGATGCCCTTGCAGAAGCCGAGTTCCTGCAGCATCTCGAGATCGAAGCGGGTGCGCTGCTCGAGGCGCTGCGCCTCGACCAACTTGCCGTCGCGGTGGAAAAACTCGAGACGTTCGCGCAACTCGTCCTTGATCGTCTCGACCGCGCGCATGACGGTCTCGCGCGGCGTCACGTAGTGCGACGACGGATAAACGGTGAAGCGCGGAATCTTCTGTCGCACGCGCCCCGTCAGCGGATCGAACAGGTGCAGCGTGTCGACCTCGTCGTCGAACAGCTCGACGCGCACCGCCATCTCCGCGTGCTCGGCCGGAAAGATGTCGATCGTGTCGCCGCGCACGCGGAACGTGCCGCGCTGGAAGTCCTGCTCGTTGCGCGTGTACTGCATCGCGATCAGCCGCGCGATCACCTCGCGCTGGCCGATCTTGTCGCCCGTGCGCAGCGTGAGGATCATCTGGTGGTATTCGGACGGATTGCCGATGCCGTAGATCGCCGACACGGTCGCGACGATCACGACGTCGCGCCGCTCCATCAGGCTCTTCGTCGCCGACAGCCGCATCTGCTCGATGTGCTCGTTGATCGACGAATCCTTCTCGATGAAGAGATCGCGCTGCGGCACGTACGCTTCCGGCTGGTAG
The nucleotide sequence above comes from Burkholderia thailandensis E264. Encoded proteins:
- a CDS encoding ExbD/TolR family protein produces the protein MAMNTSFGDDDDDSLMNEINMTPLVDVMLVLLIIFLVTIPAMHHAVKIDLPRASSQPVEVKPKTIDVAIESDGTVLWDDHPVNAADLQARIAQAAQTSPQPELHLRADRKVAYERVAEVMSAAQAGGLTKLGFVTEPKSNAK
- a CDS encoding LysR family transcriptional regulator; protein product: MTIDAHNLNDLMYFSQVVEHGGFSAAERVLGISKSRLSRRLTELEATLGVRLLQRSTRKLALTEAGQLFYQHCQAMLSEAQAAMNAVQQLRSAPRGTVRVSVPVTLSQTMLSRLLPEFLRRFPEVRVQIRVTNRVIDLFEDSIDVALRVRSEPPQNANIVVRPLWRTEQMLVGAPSLLQQNAPPLVPDDLSRFDTLDTPSGDGRHVFNLIAPDGTRHAHEHEPRLVTADLMTIREAVLDGVGIAALPESMYGNALRAGQLSPVMPGWTLPVPQLYAVFVSRQGMPPAVRAFVDYLVEKLDSADYKESSCPERGAKDAKISI
- a CDS encoding pirin family protein — its product is MTIARSIQRTYPALRTTEGGGFVVHRPFPTRLLTDFDPFLLLDEMGPVDYAPGDAKGAPDHPHRGFETVTYVLDGWFRHRDSAGHAGALGPGDVQWMTAGSGVVHSEMPDPEFARRGGRAHAFQLWVNLPRRDKMIAPRYQDVPAARIPTAQSPDGRVIARVIAGEAFGARAAIETRTPMLYQHFTLSPGAIVEQPVPAGFRVFAYPIDGSGFYGANRTAVDARHVVVYAEDGDTAVFAAGDTPLDLLLIGGAPLNEPIVRYGPFVMNTEDEIRDAVADYQTGRMGRISA
- a CDS encoding SRPBCC family protein, coding for MNFEHLIQINAVDNPALPMLTRAQLWEGLVLRAEQPQLFVIGLDSCIVHERTETTLERELHYGNATVRDRVTFIPNDQVRYDIHAADGEIGGSLTMTIEEHDGQQLFLRFEYRTTLPVGNDSADARQTQEIVKEAYRTSDIDTVRLIREYAQGRKDPDPLH
- the hemP gene encoding hemin uptake protein HemP, with amino-acid sequence MTTPAESAKTIAKPAAAASAGQRVVSSDALLQGQSHVSIAHNGETYQLRATRLGKLILTK
- a CDS encoding GlcG/HbpS family heme-binding protein, whose protein sequence is MRTKPALTSDDVKKMAAAAESFAAANQWAVTVAIFDDGAHLLHLHRMDGAAPSTVEMAIGKGRTAALGRRESKVYEDIVLQGRLSFLSVPLVGLVEGGVPIVVEGETIGSIGVSGVKSEQDAAVARAGIAALTDAG
- a CDS encoding 4Fe-4S binding protein, whose amino-acid sequence is MSAVVGRRLTSLVAQAGHWMQRHGALIRGIQWGVVLVYAFLILVPAFTPLPDDTAHLWTNLTLAAQFVFWGIWWPFVLLSMVMLGRVWCGVLCPEGALSEFASKFGRGRAIPRWMRWGGWPFVAFGLTTIYGQMVSVYQYPRAVLLVLGGSTLAAIVIGFLYGREKRVWCRYLCPVNGVFSLLARLSPLRYKVDEDAWRRSYKKGEHGHRVIPINCAPLVPLRNMKGAAACHMCGRCSGHRGAIELTTRSPSEEVVALGDKQASGWDTALILYGLLGVAIGAFHWTVSPWFVRIKQALAGWLIDHDIMWPLDTNAPWFIFTHYPEHNDVFSWLDGSLVIAYITGTGIVYGTALAVLLAGAVAMLGRFERVRLHHLAQALIPLAGAGVFLGLSATTLSLLRAEHVPLGWASDVRIAILVGANLWSAWLAWQVTGRYAGLPRRLFAMFWFGTALAVVDSAWWLMFWGF
- a CDS encoding FTR1 family iron permease; the encoded protein is MGQILFIVWRESVEALLVVGILYAWLKNGDDDARRGLPYLWAGVGVGLLMAVGLGAALVGFTEVLSGDAQDYFQTAMVLIACVLIVQMVLWMKQHGRTLKRDMERSLQKSTQDANWWGVAVLVALAIAREGSETVIFLYGLGFGQSGHVDGSQMLAVLIGLGLAFLTFYVLQLGGKYFSWRHFFRVTEIMLLFLGAGLFQTGVDKLIDKEILPLGIAQLWDTSAILDDSSTFGSLVSTLTGYRAHPSLTNLVAYAAYWAFVYLLIKRAARRPAATAGRPA
- a CDS encoding cupredoxin domain-containing protein; translated protein: MTFPRAFAFAAAIFIAGAAHAADLPTFKLEMADGKLNPARIEVPAGQRIKIQIRNTGKGAVEFESVQLRKEKVLAPGGESFVVIAPLSPGEYKFFDDFHQQAQGVIVAK
- a CDS encoding iron transporter: MLRSSLVRSGVALAATCAALSATAAEYPIGKHQIQGGMEIGAVYLQPITMDPEGMMRKASDSDIHLEADIHAVKNNPTGFAEGDWMPYLQVTYKLTKQGDAKWKAQGDLMGMVASDGPHYGDNVKLNGPGKYHLTLVVKPPMQAGHMAFGRHVDKETGVGAWFKPITLEYDFPFAGIGKKGGY
- the uvrB gene encoding excinuclease ABC subunit UvrB, with protein sequence MSEHHSDTRDDLDESKFVTFEGSPFQLYQPYPPSGDQPTAIATLVEGVEDGLSFQTLLGVTGSGKTYTMANTIARLGRPAIVFAPNKTLAAQLYAEFREFFPRNAVEYFVSYYDYYQPEAYVPQRDLFIEKDSSINEHIEQMRLSATKSLMERRDVVIVATVSAIYGIGNPSEYHQMILTLRTGDKIGQREVIARLIAMQYTRNEQDFQRGTFRVRGDTIDIFPAEHAEMAVRVELFDDEVDTLHLFDPLTGRVRQKIPRFTVYPSSHYVTPRETVMRAVETIKDELRERLEFFHRDGKLVEAQRLEQRTRFDLEMLQELGFCKGIENYSRHFSGAAPGEPPPTLVDYLPSDALMLLDESHVLIGQLNGMYNGDRARKENLVNYGFRLPSALDNRPLKFPEFERKMRQVVFVSATPADYEQRVSGQTAEQVVRPTGLVDPEIEVRPASTQVDDVLSEITERVKADERVLITVLTKRMAEQLTEFLADHGVKVRYLHSDIDTVERVEIIRDLRLGTFDVLVGINLLREGLDIPEVSLVAILDADKEGFLRAERSLIQTIGRAARNVNGKALLYADRITDSMRRAIDETERRRAKQIAYNQERGITPRGVVKRIKDIIDGVYNADEARAELKEAQQRAKFEDMSEKQIAKEIKRLEKQMADYAKNLEFEKAAQTRDQLALLRERVFGANVGDHVSGAE